The proteins below are encoded in one region of Terriglobia bacterium:
- a CDS encoding ABC transporter ATP-binding protein has product MEVVRVEHLTKIYGHGDAQTVALIDASLNVNSGELVALLGPSGSGKTTLLTAICCINEPTHGRIELDGIPVFDEGWMGVDVRALRRQKMGVIFQSYNLIPFLTVLENVELILSLNHIPQAKAQDRAMELLEYLEIAHRWHHYPGEISGGEQQRVAIARALANHPKVLLADEPTAALDTERGKIVMGLLRKLSRETGAAVIVVTHDERMLEGFDRVYRIADGRIQ; this is encoded by the coding sequence ATGGAAGTTGTACGTGTGGAGCACTTGACGAAGATTTACGGCCACGGTGATGCCCAGACCGTGGCTCTCATCGACGCCAGCCTCAACGTGAACAGCGGCGAACTTGTGGCCCTGCTGGGTCCGAGCGGCTCCGGCAAGACAACCCTGCTGACAGCGATTTGCTGTATCAATGAGCCTACGCACGGCCGCATTGAATTGGACGGCATCCCGGTTTTCGATGAGGGTTGGATGGGCGTTGATGTACGCGCCCTGCGACGCCAGAAAATGGGAGTAATTTTCCAGTCTTACAACCTGATTCCGTTCTTGACCGTTCTGGAAAATGTGGAACTGATTCTGTCTCTCAACCATATACCGCAGGCAAAAGCGCAGGACCGGGCCATGGAACTGCTTGAGTACCTGGAAATCGCCCACCGTTGGCATCACTATCCCGGCGAGATTTCGGGTGGTGAACAGCAGCGCGTCGCTATTGCCCGCGCGCTCGCCAACCATCCTAAAGTATTGCTCGCCGACGAACCCACAGCCGCATTGGATACTGAACGAGGCAAGATCGTGATGGGGCTTCTCCGGAAACTCAGCCGCGAGACGGGAGCCGCTGTGATCGTGGTAACGCATGACGAACGTATGCTCGAGGGCTTCGACAGGGTGTATCGAATAGCTGACGGGAGAATTCAGTGA
- a CDS encoding ABC transporter permease — MNLAIRDIRRHKTRFLLTCVGLGLLLTVVMAMSGIYRGLIGDATKVVEATPAQIWVVQKDTRGPFAESSRLPEDLEHSIAAVEGVRRASPLSFQYVQIPHGDKPIRLFLIGYKLGGIGGPPVIMAGRTITKKHYEIVADRKSGYAVGDTIHLGLEDYTVVGLTQGMPSPSGDPAAFVSLADAQVIQFQLDNDAIRNNRERVVATYAQLASMNPLMRDKATAKALAAAENPHFANAIVAELDDPFAAAEVANYVRRWNHYQVFSADQERDLLLKGFIEKSQKQLWLFRTILVIVSGVIIALIIYTLTMDKLREIATLKIIGASDRTIVSMILQQSLLLGVIGFAVGYALISRTYMLYPRTVLVQPLDMLALFAIVVLICILASILGIWRALKVDPGTALSGG; from the coding sequence ATGAATCTTGCTATTCGCGACATTCGCCGTCACAAGACGCGCTTTCTGCTTACCTGCGTCGGGTTGGGACTGCTCCTGACAGTCGTGATGGCGATGAGCGGTATCTACCGCGGCTTGATTGGCGATGCTACCAAGGTGGTGGAGGCGACACCGGCCCAGATCTGGGTGGTCCAAAAGGACACGCGCGGCCCATTCGCGGAAAGCTCGCGGCTACCGGAAGACCTCGAACACTCCATTGCGGCTGTCGAAGGTGTTCGGCGGGCTTCGCCACTGTCGTTTCAATACGTGCAGATTCCGCACGGAGACAAACCCATCCGGTTGTTTCTGATCGGGTACAAGCTCGGTGGGATTGGTGGTCCGCCTGTGATTATGGCAGGCCGCACCATTACCAAGAAACATTACGAAATTGTGGCAGATCGCAAATCCGGTTACGCCGTGGGAGATACGATCCATTTGGGACTGGAAGATTACACTGTGGTGGGTCTTACGCAAGGGATGCCGTCGCCCTCGGGAGATCCCGCCGCGTTCGTTTCGTTGGCCGACGCGCAGGTCATCCAGTTCCAGCTGGACAACGACGCGATACGGAACAATCGCGAGCGCGTGGTTGCGACCTACGCACAATTGGCCAGCATGAATCCATTGATGCGCGACAAGGCAACCGCGAAGGCCTTGGCTGCCGCCGAGAACCCACATTTCGCCAATGCCATCGTTGCCGAACTGGACGATCCATTTGCGGCCGCCGAGGTTGCGAATTACGTCCGCCGCTGGAACCACTATCAAGTGTTTTCGGCCGACCAAGAACGGGACCTCCTTCTCAAAGGCTTTATTGAGAAATCCCAAAAGCAGCTCTGGCTGTTCCGGACGATCCTTGTGATCGTCTCCGGCGTGATCATTGCGCTCATCATCTACACGCTCACCATGGATAAGCTGCGCGAGATTGCCACCCTGAAGATTATCGGGGCGTCAGATCGGACCATCGTCAGCATGATCCTGCAGCAGTCACTCTTGCTGGGAGTGATCGGGTTCGCCGTGGGCTACGCGCTCATCAGCAGGACATACATGCTCTATCCGCGAACCGTGCTCGTGCAGCCGCTCGACATGCTGGCGCTGTTCGCGATTGTGGTCCTGATCTGCATATTGGCGAGCATTCTGGGAATATGGCGCGCGCTGAAGGTCGATCCCGGAACAGCGCTGAGTGGGGGATAA
- a CDS encoding efflux RND transporter periplasmic adaptor subunit, with the protein MATVEAPIRPHVVPVRPLPPAKSKWRRHLWILGAGCLALILIILVLLPPKIPVTRLSAMTLRDEAAGTGFVHAKVSIGVGAKINGVVLKIYVDQGDVVRKGQLLAELHNLDFQSQFGQATSLAQAQKATVDSAQANRSASEARLQASISAVARVQAGLRLAEINYQRTKSLHEGGVVSKESLDAAETAYAQAQEDLRNTQALQNSAQQEVKAAEAQVATSQKTMAGSEADVQLQKANLQYTIITSPADGYVVSRDLEEGATVVPGLPIFTIAHSSVIWVSANIDEREIDGLKVGQPATITLRSAPNRKIPGRVARIAKEADPVTEEVVVDVAFAQQPSDIKLNETAEVYILKSEKAGASTLPRTAIVPARDGASVWTVTHGKLQLLPISLGMTDKRGFVEILSGLSGSEPIVVQPNAAGTQLVPGKRVRTTQVETRTLASR; encoded by the coding sequence ATGGCAACCGTCGAAGCACCAATAAGACCACATGTCGTTCCAGTCCGGCCTCTGCCGCCGGCAAAATCAAAGTGGCGGCGCCACTTGTGGATACTCGGCGCTGGCTGCCTCGCTTTGATTCTCATCATCCTGGTGCTTCTTCCACCCAAAATCCCAGTTACCCGTCTGTCCGCAATGACGCTGCGCGATGAAGCCGCCGGTACCGGGTTCGTTCACGCCAAAGTCTCAATCGGGGTTGGGGCCAAGATTAACGGCGTCGTGTTAAAAATCTACGTTGATCAGGGCGACGTCGTGAGGAAAGGTCAGCTTCTGGCTGAGCTGCACAACCTGGACTTCCAAAGTCAGTTTGGTCAGGCTACGAGTCTGGCCCAGGCGCAAAAGGCGACGGTTGATTCTGCGCAGGCGAACCGTTCCGCCAGTGAGGCGCGCCTTCAGGCGAGCATCAGCGCGGTGGCCCGAGTTCAGGCAGGTCTACGACTTGCTGAAATCAACTATCAACGCACTAAATCACTCCACGAAGGCGGGGTAGTTTCAAAAGAGTCTCTCGATGCTGCCGAAACGGCCTATGCTCAGGCGCAAGAGGACCTGCGGAACACGCAGGCGCTACAGAACTCGGCCCAGCAGGAAGTGAAAGCAGCTGAGGCCCAGGTTGCGACCTCTCAAAAGACGATGGCTGGTTCCGAAGCAGACGTCCAGCTACAAAAAGCCAATCTGCAATACACGATCATCACCAGCCCGGCTGATGGGTACGTTGTTTCCCGCGATCTGGAGGAAGGAGCGACCGTGGTCCCAGGGCTCCCTATTTTCACCATCGCCCACTCCAGCGTGATCTGGGTGTCGGCCAACATTGATGAACGTGAGATAGACGGGCTCAAAGTCGGCCAACCGGCAACCATCACCCTGCGGTCTGCGCCAAACCGCAAGATCCCTGGGAGGGTTGCGCGAATCGCGAAAGAAGCCGACCCGGTCACTGAGGAAGTGGTTGTGGATGTGGCTTTTGCCCAGCAGCCATCTGATATCAAGCTCAATGAAACCGCAGAGGTCTACATCCTGAAATCGGAGAAAGCCGGTGCGAGTACACTCCCGAGAACCGCGATCGTGCCGGCACGCGATGGTGCTTCGGTTTGGACTGTGACGCACGGCAAACTTCAGTTACTTCCAATTTCTCTCGGAATGACGGACAAGCGCGGGTTCGTGGAGATCCTGAGCGGTCTCTCCGGTTCTGAACCGATTGTTGTTCAACCGAATGCAGCAGGCACTCAGCTCGTGCCTGGCAAACGCGTACGGACCACTCAGGTGGAAACGCGCACTCTGGCGTCGAGGTAA
- a CDS encoding thioredoxin family protein, which produces MNITVYGPGCAKCKETERRVRHVLEASGVDANVTKAVDFVEMAKAGVLATPAIAIDGIVKLSGRVPNEDEIKAWLTEI; this is translated from the coding sequence CTGAATATTACTGTGTACGGTCCTGGTTGTGCTAAGTGCAAAGAAACTGAACGGCGTGTACGCCACGTTCTCGAGGCATCCGGGGTGGACGCCAATGTAACCAAGGCAGTGGACTTTGTTGAGATGGCCAAAGCTGGTGTGCTCGCGACACCAGCTATCGCTATCGACGGCATCGTCAAGCTTTCCGGTCGCGTTCCTAATGAGGACGAAATCAAGGCCTGGCTTACGGAAATTTAA
- a CDS encoding permease, with the protein MLKAEQYSEARERITTTKRPRPEAHKGLLFLAGIGSVAAWYLVYRQLPALADWLTFSVLGLNKATHLGSAVQFLIFEIPKVLMLLVLVVFGVGIVRSFFTPQHTRAVLAGKSESAGNLLAALLGVVTPFCSCSAVPLFIGFVTTGVPLGVTFSFLISAPMVNEVALVLLFGLFGWRVAAIYAGTGLLIAVIAGWVIGRLKMERFVEPWVYATQLGDSEAADQKLSWPERVRLGKEAVRDIVGKVWPYVIAGIAVGAGIHGYVPENFMASIMGKGAWWSVPLAVLIGVPMYSNAAGIIPIVQALLGKGAALGTVLAFMMSVIGLSLPETIILRKVLRLPLIAVFVGVVATGILIVGYVFNLIM; encoded by the coding sequence ATGCTCAAGGCCGAACAATACTCTGAGGCCCGCGAACGCATAACAACAACGAAGAGGCCGCGCCCGGAGGCTCACAAGGGACTCCTATTTCTTGCAGGTATTGGTTCTGTTGCGGCCTGGTACCTTGTTTACCGTCAACTACCGGCACTGGCGGACTGGCTCACTTTCTCGGTCCTTGGACTGAACAAAGCAACTCACCTCGGATCGGCAGTTCAGTTCCTTATCTTTGAGATCCCGAAGGTTCTGATGTTGCTGGTGCTGGTCGTCTTTGGCGTCGGCATCGTCCGGTCATTCTTCACACCGCAGCACACTCGGGCCGTTTTAGCAGGTAAGAGTGAATCTGCTGGAAATCTCCTTGCCGCGCTGCTGGGAGTCGTCACACCGTTCTGCTCCTGCTCGGCAGTCCCGCTCTTCATAGGCTTTGTCACGACTGGCGTACCGCTTGGAGTCACGTTTTCGTTCCTTATATCTGCACCCATGGTGAATGAGGTTGCGCTGGTCCTGCTCTTCGGGCTCTTCGGCTGGCGTGTTGCCGCGATCTACGCTGGCACAGGCTTGCTGATCGCTGTTATCGCCGGGTGGGTGATCGGCCGGCTCAAGATGGAGCGGTTCGTGGAGCCGTGGGTTTACGCCACACAGCTCGGCGACAGTGAGGCTGCCGACCAGAAGCTCTCCTGGCCTGAACGTGTCCGGCTGGGAAAGGAAGCCGTGCGAGATATTGTCGGCAAAGTGTGGCCTTACGTGATTGCCGGCATCGCCGTGGGAGCAGGAATCCATGGTTATGTTCCCGAGAACTTTATGGCATCCATCATGGGCAAGGGAGCGTGGTGGTCGGTTCCCTTGGCCGTTCTGATCGGCGTGCCCATGTATTCCAATGCCGCGGGCATCATCCCGATAGTGCAGGCTCTTCTTGGCAAGGGCGCCGCGCTCGGCACCGTGCTGGCATTCATGATGTCGGTGATCGGCTTGTCACTGCCGGAAACCATTATTCTTCGCAAGGTCCTTCGGCTGCCACTCATTGCTGTGTTTGTCGGGGTTGTTGCGACGGGGATCCTGATTGTCGGTTACGTTTTCAATCTCATCATGTAG
- a CDS encoding metalloregulator ArsR/SmtB family transcription factor — MRELEKLFKGLADITRLRILNLLLHGELCVCDVQQIVGALQPNISRHLTYLKNSGLVLDRRDGPRMYYRLAEPMDDARKQLFFFLRTAFSQNAAFEEDSHKLQKAIEDGACNATQWHPYSGLPRDPCNTERLGQ, encoded by the coding sequence ATGAGAGAACTTGAAAAACTCTTTAAAGGGCTGGCGGATATAACCCGGTTGAGGATCCTCAACTTGTTGTTGCATGGGGAACTTTGTGTGTGCGATGTGCAGCAGATTGTAGGCGCATTGCAACCGAACATCTCCCGCCATCTCACGTATTTGAAGAATTCAGGCCTTGTGCTCGATCGCCGCGATGGGCCTCGCATGTACTATCGCTTGGCTGAGCCCATGGATGATGCGCGCAAACAGCTATTTTTCTTTCTGCGCACCGCGTTCTCTCAGAATGCTGCTTTCGAAGAGGATTCTCACAAGCTGCAGAAGGCCATCGAGGACGGAGCATGCAATGCCACTCAATGGCACCCATATTCGGGACTCCCCAGGGATCCGTGCAACACCGAGCGCCTAGGACAATGA
- a CDS encoding DNA-binding protein: protein MKKALIAIVMVVSVAAGLYAQRGPMGKGGGWGPGSSYTRMYNAQTVETISGQVISVDRITPMKGMSYGVHLTLKADKETISVHLGPSWYIDNQDVKLAPNDKIEVKGSRITFEGHPAIVAAEVKKGDEVLMLRDSSGFPAWSGWRRK from the coding sequence ATGAAAAAAGCACTAATCGCGATTGTGATGGTGGTTTCTGTCGCTGCCGGCTTATACGCGCAGCGAGGCCCCATGGGGAAAGGCGGAGGTTGGGGACCAGGAAGCTCTTACACAAGAATGTATAACGCTCAAACAGTCGAAACCATAAGCGGACAGGTAATATCCGTTGATCGCATTACACCAATGAAGGGGATGTCGTACGGTGTTCACCTCACGCTGAAGGCCGACAAAGAAACAATCTCCGTCCATCTTGGTCCAAGCTGGTATATCGACAATCAGGATGTAAAGCTTGCTCCCAACGACAAGATTGAAGTCAAGGGCTCGAGAATCACCTTTGAGGGCCATCCCGCCATTGTTGCGGCTGAAGTAAAGAAAGGCGATGAAGTCCTGATGCTACGCGACTCGAGCGGATTTCCGGCCTGGAGCGGCTGGAGACGCAAGTAG
- a CDS encoding multicopper oxidase family protein produces the protein MKGTKQMDRREFLESIALSAAAITGRRLMAPLQALVRAEPALQSNPALVPDVELELTAQPAHHEIFPGAPTGTWSYRGKLLKGRAGVLEDSGSYLGPAIRLRKGDKVRVHFRNELPETTIVHWHGLAVPAPMDGHPRLVIPTDAQYLYEFEVRDRAGHYWYHPHPDDRTGPQVYRGLAGNLFVSDDEESSLRLPSGEHEIPLVIQDRTFDGDHDLTYISGRMDAMTGFLGERILVNGTLDKQLKLSTSVYRLRILNGSNSRIYKLAWDNGMPFTLIGTDGGLLERPLRKPYLVLAPAERVDVIVDLSNQTVGSSLELLSRPFLAPQMMTGGGMGRGMGRGMRGGVGLEQGSEFRVLRVRIEKKEKSGFRVPARLSQPGFRRPQEAENANHPRVFPLSFMRMQWFLNGSTFEMDAVKENETFKAGSIQAVEFRNMSMGMMQMAHPIHLHGGQFQVLKRTPAGGTDGLTAALHEGFTDEGWKDTVLVLPGEQVQLLMRFPQFKGLFLYHCHILEHEDMGMMRNYRLT, from the coding sequence ATGAAGGGAACGAAGCAGATGGACCGGCGAGAGTTTCTGGAATCGATCGCTCTTTCCGCGGCGGCCATCACTGGGCGACGCCTAATGGCGCCGCTGCAAGCGCTGGTCCGCGCTGAACCCGCGTTGCAGTCCAACCCCGCACTCGTGCCCGACGTGGAACTGGAACTAACTGCACAGCCCGCGCACCATGAGATTTTTCCCGGAGCGCCGACTGGCACGTGGTCGTACAGGGGCAAACTGCTGAAAGGCCGCGCTGGGGTGCTGGAAGACTCCGGCTCATATCTTGGACCTGCGATCCGCCTGCGCAAGGGCGATAAAGTCCGTGTGCACTTCCGCAACGAACTGCCCGAGACCACCATCGTGCATTGGCATGGGCTAGCGGTACCGGCGCCAATGGACGGCCATCCGCGCTTGGTGATTCCAACAGATGCGCAGTACCTCTACGAGTTCGAAGTGCGGGACCGCGCCGGCCACTACTGGTACCATCCTCACCCGGACGACCGAACGGGGCCGCAGGTTTATCGCGGCTTGGCGGGAAATCTTTTCGTCAGCGACGACGAGGAATCTTCATTGCGGTTGCCTTCAGGCGAGCATGAGATCCCGCTCGTCATTCAAGATCGCACTTTTGACGGCGATCACGACCTCACCTATATATCCGGCCGCATGGATGCGATGACCGGATTTCTGGGCGAGCGGATCCTGGTGAACGGAACTCTGGATAAACAACTAAAGCTGTCTACGTCCGTGTACCGGCTGCGAATCCTCAACGGGTCAAACTCGCGAATCTATAAACTCGCTTGGGACAATGGCATGCCGTTCACTCTCATCGGCACGGACGGCGGGCTTTTGGAGCGGCCGTTGCGGAAGCCTTACCTGGTACTAGCCCCGGCGGAACGTGTCGACGTGATCGTCGACTTAAGCAACCAAACCGTGGGCTCATCCCTGGAGTTGCTGAGCAGGCCGTTTCTCGCTCCTCAAATGATGACGGGAGGAGGAATGGGTCGGGGGATGGGAAGAGGCATGAGGGGTGGCGTTGGACTCGAACAGGGCTCTGAGTTCAGGGTCCTACGTGTACGGATCGAGAAGAAAGAGAAATCCGGCTTCCGCGTGCCGGCGCGCCTTTCGCAACCCGGTTTCCGCCGCCCGCAAGAAGCTGAGAACGCAAATCATCCGCGCGTGTTTCCACTGTCGTTCATGCGGATGCAATGGTTTCTGAATGGCAGTACATTTGAGATGGACGCGGTCAAAGAGAACGAAACGTTCAAGGCCGGCAGCATCCAAGCCGTGGAGTTCAGAAACATGAGCATGGGAATGATGCAGATGGCGCATCCCATACATCTTCACGGTGGGCAGTTTCAGGTATTGAAACGCACGCCTGCTGGGGGCACGGATGGTTTGACGGCGGCGCTGCACGAGGGTTTCACCGACGAGGGTTGGAAAGACACAGTCCTGGTCCTGCCCGGAGAACAGGTGCAGTTGCTCATGCGATTCCCACAATTCAAAGGGCTGTTTCTCTATCACTGCCACATTCTGGAACATGAAGACATGGGAATGATGCGGAACTATCGCTTGACCTGA
- a CDS encoding universal stress protein, which yields MSTANAIVEQAQPDFRSILFATDYSTAAGGASEWLKVVAKQLGSAIVLTHFKQIEGTRHAGEQPVQLEDTDGRLQAVRNELCRTGDPSVSIAPFQLKHEMPFAAAAFEAQLREIIDANSIDLIVLGTHARQGLKKLALGSFAEGVFRHADVPVLVIGPKAAATAPPQAPHKVLFATDFERESIEALPLAAAFAKQLRASLVLLNVNQAPRLVKEREDAVNESVDRLRRLAERFAISGATLVGLQGNPTKQIARYIKQESISTVVLGIRSAEYEDAVAMHIPTLVGNLISSVTCSVLTFRGKYQSHGYQARPTSGF from the coding sequence ATGTCTACTGCGAACGCCATCGTCGAGCAAGCCCAACCGGATTTCCGGTCTATCCTTTTTGCTACAGATTATTCGACTGCCGCCGGGGGAGCTTCAGAGTGGCTGAAGGTGGTCGCCAAGCAACTTGGATCGGCAATCGTTCTCACCCACTTTAAACAGATCGAGGGCACACGGCATGCGGGGGAGCAGCCGGTACAGCTTGAGGATACTGACGGGAGGCTGCAGGCAGTTCGGAATGAGCTGTGCCGAACCGGAGACCCAAGTGTTTCTATCGCCCCATTTCAGCTCAAGCATGAAATGCCATTTGCGGCGGCCGCTTTTGAGGCTCAGTTGCGGGAGATCATCGATGCCAACAGCATCGACCTGATCGTGCTTGGTACTCATGCGCGCCAAGGACTCAAGAAGTTGGCATTGGGTTCCTTTGCTGAGGGCGTTTTCAGGCACGCGGACGTTCCTGTTCTGGTGATAGGCCCCAAAGCCGCCGCAACCGCTCCACCGCAAGCACCCCACAAAGTCCTGTTTGCAACAGATTTCGAACGTGAATCAATCGAAGCGCTGCCTCTGGCCGCCGCCTTCGCAAAACAGCTCAGGGCATCCCTGGTGTTGCTGAATGTGAACCAGGCCCCAAGGTTGGTAAAAGAACGAGAAGATGCTGTCAACGAATCGGTTGACCGCCTTCGCCGCCTGGCTGAACGTTTTGCGATTTCGGGCGCCACACTCGTGGGCTTGCAAGGCAATCCCACAAAACAGATCGCCCGTTACATAAAGCAAGAATCAATCAGCACAGTTGTTCTAGGAATTCGGAGTGCCGAATATGAAGACGCAGTGGCGATGCATATTCCCACACTGGTTGGCAATCTTATCTCAAGCGTTACATGCTCGGTACTGACGTTCCGAGGTAAATATCAAAGTCACGGCTACCAGGCCCGTCCGACCTCTGGGTTTTGA
- a CDS encoding universal stress protein, whose protein sequence is MSFQRILIAVDSEPIAVHAADLGLELAGLLGAQVAFIHVVDPQLNFAPESGIPANELIARAAEDGKRLLAGFRERIKAQLQCFEFLEVAKPASAIVDAAKRWPADVIVIGSHGRGGLPRAVLGSVADAVMRHAPCPVLVVKAKE, encoded by the coding sequence ATGAGCTTCCAGAGAATCCTAATCGCGGTGGACAGCGAGCCAATTGCAGTCCATGCGGCTGATCTCGGTCTTGAACTAGCGGGCCTGCTTGGGGCCCAAGTAGCGTTCATTCATGTTGTTGATCCGCAGCTCAATTTTGCGCCGGAATCCGGGATTCCCGCCAACGAGTTGATCGCTCGCGCGGCGGAGGATGGTAAAAGGCTGCTCGCCGGCTTTCGCGAACGAATCAAAGCGCAATTGCAATGCTTCGAATTTCTGGAAGTTGCCAAGCCCGCCAGTGCGATTGTGGATGCTGCGAAGCGTTGGCCGGCTGATGTCATCGTGATCGGCAGCCATGGCCGTGGTGGGCTACCGCGCGCCGTGCTTGGCAGCGTGGCCGATGCTGTTATGCGTCATGCGCCCTGTCCGGTGCTGGTAGTGAAGGCAAAGGAGTGA